From the genome of Solanum pennellii chromosome 6, SPENNV200:
AATTCTGCCAATGTGAGTTTGATAAAGCATAGTGTATCTTCAATTtgaacaaaaatatttgaaattttgaatattttttatgaagacGTTGTTGATATAtgacaattttttgtttgatttcatTTGTGAAGGTTAGCATTTCCAACGTGCTCTGCAGTCGTCATTCGTACCTGCGGCAAAAACAGTTCTCTTCCAGGCATCTGCTTCGTCTCTGCTCTGTTAATAGTGATCAGAATGTAATTTCCTCTTTTCTTTCCACTACTACCTCCTTCGCAATTTAAGcgtcttactttcctttttggTGCGTGTGTCATAACAAGAATGTTAGTTcaatttttaagttttctttcaTGAGTTGCATAGGTCTTTCATTCCTTAAACACCAATCACCTTTATAGCTAGAATTCCTCTATTTGGAATGATCGACCTCACAGCATTCATGCCAAAACTTGTATGCTTCCTAAAAAGCAAATTATTCAGTAGCCGAAGGAAACATGCCAAAATGAAGCGGAGTGGACAAAGGGATTCATATAGCGAACCTCAACTAGTTTGGAATTTAGGTGCAGTTGTTATTGGTTGTCATATCAGGGAATGCAAATACATAGTAGCTTTGAATAATCCTATTCAGAATATCAATGTCTTCCATTTTAATGTTTCCCCACTCTTATCCATATGAAGTCCCTACTATAATATATTCATGATGTGGTGATTTATCTCATAGCTAACCTCTCTACTGTTTCGCAAGGCAAGGTGTACAAGTCACCAGAATTTCAAAACAGTCCTCTAGATCAAAAAGGTATTATCCCAAAAAGTAAAATGTGTTTTTGATATCTTCCAAAACAGTGCTTATTTTGTCTTTTCCTTCCCAACCAAACCATTTAATTGGCTATACTTCCAAATACTGCTAGGTACTGCAGAAAAAGATGAAATTAGTCAAACAGAATCACCCACATCAAACACGTAAGTGCTACTTTTTGCATTGCTTTGACAGTGTCTGGAAAATTCTGAGACAATTGAAATTGCTATCTATGCATTTATGTTTGATGTTTCtgtatttattgttatttgCTCAAGTTCAATATGTAAGAAAAATGGTTTTTTTCTCATCTATCTCTAGTTACAAAAGGACCATTTTGTTGGAAAACTCATAATTTCtgtaattttcttaattaatatatgCTTCGCTTGTTGATTAGTTAGTGTTTGTGTAATATGTCTCTTTGTTAGAGCAGTGACAAGATGAGTAGTTACTTAAACGGAGCGAGTGTTCATAAGTTGAAGGAGTGCTATGCTGTTTAACAATGACTCCACCATGATGAGCTAATCATTTCTTATAGTGTTATAGGCACAATCTTCCTTCTATGTACTAAAATGCATTGTCTTAAGAATTTGTACCAGTTAACTACTTGTGAAATCGGAGAGATACGATAGAGGATCTCAGAAGCAGCAGAAATTTGGTGAAAGAATTATTTCAATATAcggaaaaattataatttgctCCTATACTATCTGAAGTTGAGCTAATTTTCCCTTTGATTGACTTTTGGTTTAATCATGCCCTTGCCATTAGcaaaacatttcatattttCCCATTCCATTATTGGAGCTCCAGCGCAAAATGCATGGAGTCCACATGTCCAGATTCTTTGGGACAAAGATTTACCcttaaaacttttgaaaatgaTTCAAAATTTGCTTCACATTGGTGCTTTGTTAGAGTAAGGGCCAAATTGAGACTTTTTCCTGACAACAGGGATAATATTAGATCAAAAATTCAAATGGATGGGAAAGTTGCTCAATATCAAATAGTATAAGGGAAAATTTGACCCCTTATATAAAATCTCCTCTGTTTTTGGATCGGATAACTGTTGGAGAAGTTTCTTCCTTCTCAATGAAGCATAGCAATGTGTTGAACAAGTATCAGAATATTGAAAAAGGGACCTGCAGGAGAATTTTATTTGTCCATAACTTCTTCTGGATTGTACTAATATTCTTTATCGCCTATTGAGTCATGTGTTTTTAAACTAATGATAGGGGccacattttcaagttcaattaACATCTTATCAATTATTGGCATAAAATTTTGCTCTGGTCTTGTATACGTCTTTTATCTCTTCTGGAATGGAAGGATAAATGTGCTTTCACTTTACATCTTTATTATGCTGAGCAGCTGAGGTAATATCTGGTGGAACACCTAATGTTGAGATCTAACTTTTTTCCCTTGCTGGATATCAGGGTTCTGACGAGACTGAGAAGATATGGTGTTGCAGGAGTATTATCATATGGACTACTTAATACTGCATACTACCTTACTACCTTTCTTATCGTGTGGTATGTCAAGTGATATGAATAACATGACAATACTTTTATTCCAATCTTTAATAGTATTATTGACCAGCGATACACTATTTTCACCAGAATTCGCTCTATAGAAACTTATAAGCCTGAATTTGGAGATTCTTACCTACCCCCAGTTTTACCCTGTGAGAGAAATTCATCTTTCAGTTCATAAGCAAACCTCCATAAATAGAATGAAAAAGATTTTCTTGTTGATGCTCAATGTGGACCAGTTTGTGTCCAGAGGCAATAAGCCAAATAAGTATTAAGTGGTAGTTGATAACAGTAATATTACCAAGCGGCGGAGAAAAtgtatacaatattttaatCCTATCTAAAGCAAGTCCCAAAATTTGTTGAAAGACCAGAATTACAACTATCTATCAGACTATTTCAGACTGCATGATACAACTGTTCTGCTACACAATAGCATATGGTTTATCCATTTTGTTGTGATCagcttttttgttttttgttctaGGTTTTATGTTGCTCCATCACCTGGAAGAATGGGTTACCTTGCTGCAGTTGAACGGTAACTGTAGCTTTATGGGTTCTTTTCCTTTCTGGTAGATTTATGTTCTGTCTTCTTTGGAGAAAATTTTAGTTGTTCCACTTTATCTGCAGGTTTCTCAAAGTAATGGCCATGGTATGGGCTGGTAGCCAGGTTACAAAGATTGTCCGAGCAGGGGGGTAAGAATCTAATGCTGCACATGTTAGCCACAGAGTAGAGTACTATGAATCTTCAAACCTTTCGTTTGGGACTTAAGTGTTAGAAGTGAACACCATATAAAACAAAGTGATGAAGGATAGATAGGAAAGAGGACAGTTTGGCCTATGATGCTACAACTTAGATCAGCCGCTTAATACTGATACTTTGCatctgataaaaaaaattacagatAGAAGGACATCATAAGCATGATAAGTTCTGTCATGAGAGATATTTGACTTCTACAGATTTTTTTGTATGAGAAACATTGGAATTATGAGCTGTGACCTGTGAGTCAATCCTTATCATCCCATATTTCTAGGAGTGAATAATTTGTTTTTGCATCATTTACTTTGACATAGATTTGCATTTCTGGACATGCTAGGTTGTATACCTTCCTTCCATCCTTCTAGATTTCCCCCACTGAATGATGATAAAAGAGGAATTACTGATCATGTTTCAGATAGAATTTTAATCTGGCtgtatattaattaatttctgtGTTGTTACagaattttgtttcttt
Proteins encoded in this window:
- the LOC107021392 gene encoding uncharacterized protein LOC107021392 isoform X2; protein product: MSSPLIVTLSSSLRSSLPLHRHVSISNVLCSRHSYLRQKQFSSRHLLRLCSVNSDQNVYKSPEFQNSPLDQKEKDEISQTESPTSNTVLTRLRRYGVAGVLSYGLLNTAYYLTTFLIVWFYVAPSPGRMGYLAAVERFLKVMAMVWAGSQVTKIVRAGGALALAPFVDTGLSWFTTKMKFKSQGKAFAVVAGFCFSLAFMLFLIVTLLWA
- the LOC107021392 gene encoding uncharacterized protein LOC107021392 isoform X1, coding for MSSPLIVTLSSSLRSSLPLHRHVSISNVLCSRHSYLRQKQFSSRHLLRLCSVNSDQNVYKSPEFQNSPLDQKGTAEKDEISQTESPTSNTVLTRLRRYGVAGVLSYGLLNTAYYLTTFLIVWFYVAPSPGRMGYLAAVERFLKVMAMVWAGSQVTKIVRAGGALALAPFVDTGLSWFTTKMKFKSQGKAFAVVAGFCFSLAFMLFLIVTLLWA